The window ACGCGATCGGCCGCCAACGTGCTCCTCATGCAGCTCACAGCCGCGCACGGCGCGCCGGCCCAGCTCGGGAGCTCCTGGTACGGGACGCAGTGCGTCTCCTGGGTCGCCCACTACGACGCCCTGCGCCGGATCGGCGGCGTGGAGCTCCCGCCCGGCCCGGCCGGGCGGCTCGGCCTGTGGGCGGCGGCCGCCCGCTCGTGCGGCTGGTGGTGGCCCCGCGAGGGCGTGTGCGTCGTGTCCGAGCGGCCCACCGCCGTGCACACGGAACCGTGGGGCGACGCCGGCGAGGTCCGGCCGCACCACGCCGACGGCCCCGCCGTCCGGTACGCCGACGGCTGGGAGGTGCACGCCTGGCACGGCACCCCGGTGCCCCCCTGGGTGATCAACGATCCCGGCGCCGGCCGGATCAGCCGCGAACCGGACGCCGAGGTCAGGCGGTGCGCCATCGAACGCGTCGGCTGGGGGCACTTCGTCGACCGGGCCGCGCTGCGGCTGGTCGCCGACGCTCCGGACCCCGGCAACCCCGGCGCGCGGCTCCGGCTGTACGACCTGCGCGCGGACACGAGAGTGCTCTTCGTGGTCAACGGGTCGGTCGAACGCGACGGAACCCGCCGCCGCCACGGGCTCACCGTGCCCGGCTTCCTCACCGACCCCGTCGAGGCCGCCGCCTGGACGTACGGCCTGACCGCCGAGCAGTACTCCCTTCTCGCCCGACGAACCTGAGGTGACCACCATGAACCTGACCACCGTCCCTTCCCCGCCCACTACGCCCACCACGCCCACCATGCCCACCACGCTCGACCACCTGGAGCGGTCGATGCGCGTCCCCGTCGTCGACGGGCTCCAGGCCCAGGGCGACCTCCTCGTCATCCCGCTGTCCGTCGTCGCGCCCGCCGTCGGCGTCTGGGCGGGCGCCGGCTGGACGGACGTGCCCCCCGAGGGCGTCGAGCTGCTCCGGTCCGGCGCCGGCGGCAACCCGCACACGCTCCTCGCCGAGCCAGGCACCTGCCGGTGGACCACCACCGTGCGGGACCCCGACGTGCTGGCGATCGGCGTCTTCGAGGCCACGGCAGTCGCCTACCTGCTGCATCCCGAGCACGGGGCCGTGGGCTGCGCGCCGGGCACGTACGTGGTCAGGCGGCAGCGCGAACGTGACGGCCACCGGGCCCGCCTGGTCGCCGACTGAGCCGGCTCACTCCACGGTGAGCAGGCCGCGCTGGTAGGCCACGGCGACCGCCGCGGCCCGGTCGTTGACGCCGAGCTTGGCGTAGATGTGCAGCAGATGGGTCTTGACCGTCGCCTCGCTGATGAACAGCCGGGCCGCCGCCTCGCGGTTGGTGGTGCCCTGGGCCACCAGGCGCAGGATCTCCAGCTCGCGGCCGCTCAGCGGGTCGGCGGGCCGGCGTACCTGGCCCATCAGCCGGGTGGCGACGGACGGCGACAGGACGGCCTCGCCGCGGGCCGCCGCCTCGACGCCGCGCGCGAGCTCCTCACGCGCGGCGTCCTTCAGCAGGTAGCCGGTGGCCCCGGCCTCGATGGCGGGCAGCACGTCGCTGTCGGTGTCGTAGGTGGTGAGGACCAGCACGCGGGCCCGGACACCGAGCCGCGCCAGCTCCCTGATGGCCGTCACGCCGTCCATGCGGGGCATCCGCAGGTCCATGAGCACGACGTCGGGGTCGAGGGCGCGGGCGAGGTCGACGGCCTGCGCGCCGTCACCCGCCTCGCCGAGCACCTCGAAGCGCGGGTCACCGGTGAACATGCCGCGGATGCCGTCGCGGACGATGGGATGGTCGTCGACGATCAGCAGCCGGATGGGGGTGTCAGACAAGGGCGCTCTCCTTCGGCGGCCACACGATGGTCCCAGGCGCCGCGGTGTCCGGCACAGTGGTGTCAGGCGCAGTGGCGTCAGGTGCAGGGATCTGCGGTGCCGCGACTTCAGGCATCCGCGCGTTCCCCCGGCACCGCCGGGACGGCCGCGGAGATCGCGGTGCCGCCGCCCGGCTCGCTCTCGATCTCCAGGGTGCCCGCCAGGCGGGTGACCCGCTGGCGCATCGAGGTCAGGCCGTACCCGCCGCCGTCGCGGGCGCGCACCGGGTCGAACCCGGCCCCGTCGTCGCGCACGTCCAGGCTGACCAGGTCCTCCATGTACGACAGCGTGACGGCGACCCGGCTCGCCCCGGCGTGCTTGGCCACGTTGGCCAGCGCCTCCTGGGCCGTGCGCAGCAGCGTCCCCTCCACCTCCGGATGCAGCGGGCGGACCGGACCCGTCGCGGTGACGTCGGAACGTACGCCGTGCAGCTCGGACCACTCGGCGGCGACCCGCGCCAGCGCGTCCGGCAGGGGGGCCGACTGCAGGGGCCCCGGCTCCATGGCGTGCACGGACCGGCGCGCCTCGGCCAGGCTGTCGCGGGCCAGGCGCGTGGCCGTGTCGAGGTGCCGCCGACGGACGGCCGGGTCCTCGCCGGTCTCCTCGGCGTGGGTGGCGGCCTGGAGCTGGGCGATGATGCCGGCCAGCCCCTGGGCGAGCGTGTCGTGGATCTCACGGGCCATCCGCTGGCGCTCGTCGAGCATCCCGGCCTCGCGCGCCTGCACCAGCAGCTGGGTCTGCAGGCCCGCGTTCTCCCGCAGCGTCTCCTCCAGCCGCGCCACCATGCGCTTGCGCTCGGCGCTCCGCTCGGTGGTGACGTCGCCCACGAAGCTGAACAGGCAGACCAGCGCGACGACCACGGCGACGAAGAACAGGTAGGTGAGGATGCCTCCGAGGGTGGGCTCGGGCAGCCGGCCGGTGTAGCCCGGGATGCAGACCGCGGCGGTCGCGGTCACCCCGGCGAGCCGCCATCTGCCGGGCAGGTACCACCACGAGTGCAGGTAACCGGTGAAGGCGAAGAACGAGGCGAACCAGATCCCCCGCGTGTTGAGCACCGCGATCAGGACCACCAGGCCCGCCACGTAGACGACGCGGCGGACCCCGGACGCCCTGCCCATCACCCAGATCCAGGCGGCGG is drawn from Nonomuraea muscovyensis and contains these coding sequences:
- a CDS encoding DUF6745 domain-containing protein; this translates as MSVLVQREAAAIHEEWLGQALSTRPADRPAAEAAITGLYDLIGLAPPRFHWVSSPAVAVATLPPGVRPRPSEAVERLPDWPLPPRFRAAVNALCREIDSRLTPAQRSVDQVIRQRVRLSLTRSAANVLLMQLTAAHGAPAQLGSSWYGTQCVSWVAHYDALRRIGGVELPPGPAGRLGLWAAAARSCGWWWPREGVCVVSERPTAVHTEPWGDAGEVRPHHADGPAVRYADGWEVHAWHGTPVPPWVINDPGAGRISREPDAEVRRCAIERVGWGHFVDRAALRLVADAPDPGNPGARLRLYDLRADTRVLFVVNGSVERDGTRRRHGLTVPGFLTDPVEAAAWTYGLTAEQYSLLARRT
- a CDS encoding response regulator translates to MSDTPIRLLIVDDHPIVRDGIRGMFTGDPRFEVLGEAGDGAQAVDLARALDPDVVLMDLRMPRMDGVTAIRELARLGVRARVLVLTTYDTDSDVLPAIEAGATGYLLKDAAREELARGVEAAARGEAVLSPSVATRLMGQVRRPADPLSGRELEILRLVAQGTTNREAAARLFISEATVKTHLLHIYAKLGVNDRAAAVAVAYQRGLLTVE
- a CDS encoding sensor histidine kinase, with protein sequence MTRTAADTRLDRWERRLERLLAAVPYLLLVVSTALSWLTGDTAWPHRLTTLGLAALTAAWIWVMGRASGVRRVVYVAGLVVLIAVLNTRGIWFASFFAFTGYLHSWWYLPGRWRLAGVTATAAVCIPGYTGRLPEPTLGGILTYLFFVAVVVALVCLFSFVGDVTTERSAERKRMVARLEETLRENAGLQTQLLVQAREAGMLDERQRMAREIHDTLAQGLAGIIAQLQAATHAEETGEDPAVRRRHLDTATRLARDSLAEARRSVHAMEPGPLQSAPLPDALARVAAEWSELHGVRSDVTATGPVRPLHPEVEGTLLRTAQEALANVAKHAGASRVAVTLSYMEDLVSLDVRDDGAGFDPVRARDGGGYGLTSMRQRVTRLAGTLEIESEPGGGTAISAAVPAVPGERADA